The following are encoded in a window of Bradyrhizobium sp. WBOS07 genomic DNA:
- a CDS encoding LysR substrate-binding domain-containing protein has protein sequence MDFRQLRTFSCVAELGSLSKASDTLRVAQPALSRQIKLLEHELRTELFTRNGRGMVLTEAGRLLLARTSGIVRQIDQIRDDIQSSQGPPSGQVVLGLVPTVSCVLSARFARRCVEKFPGISLRIVESYSGHLVEWLHRGEMDLAILYGRSADLHLNVESLGRDNIVAVGPRGCGLARKKSVDVGWLLRQRLVLPSHSHGLRALIEHAAAQRKIKLNVQLEADSFRVLTSLVEEGLGFALLPPSSVHGEVAEGRLETASVSKPMTRELIFASPIDRPVSTASLAVTALLREEVAACRKDGVWDIKLS, from the coding sequence ATGGATTTCCGGCAGCTCAGGACCTTCAGTTGCGTGGCAGAGCTCGGCAGCCTGTCCAAGGCGTCCGACACGCTGCGCGTGGCACAGCCGGCGCTCTCCAGGCAGATCAAGCTGCTGGAACACGAGCTGCGCACCGAACTGTTCACCCGCAATGGCCGCGGCATGGTGCTGACCGAGGCCGGCCGGCTGCTGCTGGCGCGCACCTCCGGCATCGTGCGGCAGATCGACCAGATCCGCGACGACATCCAGTCGTCCCAGGGGCCGCCTTCGGGCCAAGTCGTGCTCGGCCTCGTTCCGACCGTCAGCTGCGTGCTGTCGGCGCGCTTTGCGCGGCGCTGCGTCGAAAAGTTTCCCGGCATCTCGCTGCGCATCGTCGAGAGCTACAGCGGCCATCTGGTCGAATGGCTGCATCGCGGCGAGATGGACCTCGCCATCCTCTACGGCCGCTCCGCCGACCTGCACCTCAACGTGGAGAGCCTCGGGCGCGACAACATCGTCGCGGTCGGGCCGCGCGGCTGTGGGTTGGCGCGCAAGAAGAGCGTCGATGTCGGCTGGCTGCTGCGGCAACGGCTGGTGCTGCCCTCTCACTCCCACGGCCTCCGCGCGCTGATCGAGCACGCCGCCGCCCAGCGCAAGATCAAGCTCAACGTCCAGCTCGAGGCGGATTCCTTCCGCGTGCTGACGAGCCTCGTCGAGGAGGGCCTCGGCTTCGCGCTGCTGCCGCCGTCCTCGGTCCATGGCGAGGTCGCGGAGGGACGGCTGGAAACCGCTTCCGTCTCGAAGCCGATGACGCGCGAGCTCATTTTCGCTTCTCCGATCGACCGGCCGGTCTCGACGGCCTCGCTCGCCGTCACGGCCCTCCTGCGCGAGGAAGTCGCCGCCTGCCGCAAGGACGGCGTGTGGGACATCAAATTGAGTTAG
- a CDS encoding acyl-CoA dehydrogenase family protein yields the protein MSDEHHTEDYADIRDAVAKLCAQFPGEYWRKLDREMAYPKAFVDALTAAGYLSVLIPEEYGGAGLKLSAAAAILEEIQRAGCNGGGCHAQMYTMGTVLRHGNAEQKAKYLPKIASGELRLQAFGVTEPTSGTDTSSLKTFARKDGNDSYIVNGQKIWTSRAEHSDLMVLLARTTPKEQAKKRTDGLSVFIVDMREAKNNGLEIRPIRTMMNHATTEVFFTDMKVPAENLIGEEGKGFRYILSGMNAERILIAAECVGDAKWFIAKATNYAKERSVFGRPIGQNQGIQFPIAKAYASMRAAELMVKEATRKYEAGLDCGAEANMAKMLAADASWEAANACIQTHGGFGFAEEYDVERKFRETRLYQVAPISTNLVLSFVAEHVLGMPRSY from the coding sequence ATGAGCGATGAACACCACACTGAAGATTACGCCGACATCCGCGACGCCGTCGCCAAGCTCTGCGCGCAGTTTCCCGGCGAATATTGGCGCAAGCTCGATCGCGAGATGGCCTACCCGAAGGCCTTCGTCGATGCGTTGACTGCGGCCGGCTATCTCTCGGTGCTGATCCCCGAGGAATATGGCGGCGCGGGCCTGAAGCTGTCGGCCGCGGCGGCGATCCTCGAAGAGATCCAGCGTGCGGGCTGCAATGGCGGCGGTTGCCATGCCCAGATGTACACGATGGGTACCGTGCTGCGCCACGGCAACGCCGAGCAGAAGGCCAAGTACCTGCCGAAGATCGCGAGCGGCGAGTTGCGCCTGCAAGCCTTTGGCGTCACCGAGCCGACCAGCGGCACCGACACCTCCTCGCTGAAGACCTTCGCACGCAAGGACGGCAACGACAGCTACATCGTCAACGGCCAGAAGATCTGGACCAGCCGCGCCGAGCATTCCGACCTGATGGTGCTGCTGGCGCGCACCACGCCGAAGGAGCAGGCCAAGAAGCGCACCGACGGCCTGTCGGTGTTCATCGTCGACATGCGCGAGGCCAAGAACAACGGCCTGGAGATCCGCCCGATCCGCACCATGATGAACCACGCCACCACCGAAGTGTTCTTCACCGACATGAAGGTGCCGGCTGAGAACCTGATCGGCGAGGAAGGCAAGGGCTTTCGCTACATCCTCTCCGGCATGAACGCCGAGCGCATCCTGATCGCAGCCGAATGCGTCGGCGACGCCAAATGGTTCATCGCCAAGGCGACCAACTACGCCAAGGAGCGCAGCGTGTTCGGACGGCCGATCGGCCAGAACCAGGGAATCCAGTTTCCGATCGCCAAGGCCTACGCCTCGATGCGCGCGGCCGAGCTGATGGTGAAGGAAGCCACGCGGAAATATGAGGCTGGCCTGGACTGCGGCGCCGAGGCCAACATGGCCAAGATGCTGGCGGCGGACGCGTCCTGGGAAGCGGCGAATGCCTGCATCCAGACCCATGGCGGCTTCGGCTTTGCCGAGGAATACGACGTCGAGCGCAAATTCCGCGAGACGCGGCTCTACCAGGTGGCGCCGATCTCGACCAACCTCGTGCTGTCCTTTGTCGCCGAGCACGTGCTCGGCATGCCGCGCTCGTATTGA